TTGGCCACGTCGCGCCAGGTTTCGTCGCGCAGGTATTTGTAAGGGTCAGCCTGGATTTGCTGGAGCAAGGCTAGGGCGCTGCCTTTGTCGAGCTTCTTGAACTGGCGGTCGGCCAGCACGTCGAGGGCGCGGCCAATGGCGGGGCCTTCGGGAAAACCAATCTTGCGCAGGTCGTTGCCGCGCACCGTTTGCTTGGACATAGCCGGGAGAAGTGGGTGGAGCTAGGTTGTAGCGCGGATTCCGGCTGCGGGGTTATGGTTGAGGTGAGATGGTGAAGTGGTGAAATGGCGAGTTTGATGTTCTTTCGGCACCAATAAACCGCGCGTCATGGCGCACGAAGCTTGGCCATCCGTCCGCTGAAATGGGCGGAGCTTTCTAATGCAAAAGCCCTTTACTCCAGGTGGAATAAAGGGCTTTCTGGTAGAAGAGAGTTTATCACTAGCAGAAGACGGATTGCTTCGGTTGCGCCTCGCAATGACGAGCGGCGTTGAACGTCAACTCACCATCTCACTAGGTCACAATTTCACCTACTGCGGCTTGCCGCACTCGGCGCAGAAGCGCTGGCCGGGCTTGACGCTGGCCCCGCAGTCGGCGCAGAATTTCTCCTTGGTCTGGGCCGCCACGTTGGGCGTACCGCACTCGGGGCAAAACTTCTTATTGGCGTCAAGCGTGACCTGGCAGTTGTTGCACTGCACCACGCCGCCTTTGTTGAGGAAGTCCAGGTTGCCGGTGTAGTTCTGCTCCCGGGTTTTGGTGTAGATCTGCTCTTTGGCGGCCTGGCGCTGCTGGGAGGCCAGTTCCTCGTGCTCGTCGGGGGCGCAGTCTTCGCAGAGGCCGGCTTTGTGGTTCCAGCACACGTCGGGGCACACCCAGTGGCCGCAGCGGGTGCACTGCTTGAAGTACTGCTTACCTTCCTGCACCGCCTTTTCCAGGGCCGCGTCGTGGGCCTTGCCCCCGATGGCGCGCTGCACGTGGTAGGCCGCGTTGCCGGCGTCGGAGAAGTGGCCGCCGAAGAGGCTGCCGGCGGCCCGCATCAGCTCCCCGGCAATGCCGATGCTGTTGGGACTGAAGCGCGACATGTGGCCGTTGCGGCATTTGTCGCAGTAAAATTTAAACTGGAAGCCTTTGTCAGTGGACAGGTCGTCGTGGTTGGCGACAAACTGAATCAGGTTGCTCATGGTGGCAGGGCATGTGGTTGGTTGCCTAAAAGTAGCAGATATCCCAGGATTAGAATACGCTTACTGTTCCCAATCAAGCAATACCTGCGCCTTTTTACCCGCCAGTGGCAGCTTACGACGCCGGGGGCCGGGCCAGCAGCTTCTGCACGTCGGCGGCGGTAAAGCTGGGCGTGGCGCCGCGGTGCATAGCTACCAACGCCCCGGTGGCGCAGGCAAAGCGCAGAAGCTCTTGCGGCTCCTGCCCCGCCAGCCAGCCGCTGAGCAAGGCCGCCAAGAATGCGTCGCCGCTGCCGATAGTGTCTTGCACTTCGACGGGCACGCCAGGGGCTTGGTAGAGCTGGTCGTTGGTCCAGAGCAGGGCACCGCCGGCCCCGCGGGTGACGCACACGGCCTGGAGGTGGAAGCGGCGGGCCAGCA
Above is a genomic segment from Hymenobacter cellulosivorans containing:
- a CDS encoding zinc ribbon domain-containing protein; the protein is MSNLIQFVANHDDLSTDKGFQFKFYCDKCRNGHMSRFSPNSIGIAGELMRAAGSLFGGHFSDAGNAAYHVQRAIGGKAHDAALEKAVQEGKQYFKQCTRCGHWVCPDVCWNHKAGLCEDCAPDEHEELASQQRQAAKEQIYTKTREQNYTGNLDFLNKGGVVQCNNCQVTLDANKKFCPECGTPNVAAQTKEKFCADCGASVKPGQRFCAECGKPQ